In the Lutra lutra chromosome 12, mLutLut1.2, whole genome shotgun sequence genome, gggacgcctgggtggctcagtgggttgggccgctgccttcggctcaggtcatgatcccagggtcctgggatcgagtcccgcattgggctccttgctcggcagggagcctgcttctgcctctgcctgcctctctgcctgcttgtgtgtactcgcttgcgctctctctctctctctggcaaatgaatgaaatcttaaaaaaaaaaaaaaaagaaagcattttgaaGAATTCTACTTCATTGTTCATTTTCAAAGGCAAATTGGCCTTCACCGTAGCTCAAAGATTCTTGAATTACATAACATTTTCTTCCAACTCCGGATCACgataggtttttaaatttctgttttgtttgaagTCGATCAGAAAAGAGAGTGTCGCACAGGTAGTGAGGATAAAGAGCGGGTCATGGGATTCTCACGTTCGTCACTGTACCCGTGCGTGTACGTGTGCCGGGCAGCCGTGGGGAGGGCACACATACGGccaggtcggggtggggggggttgtggTCACAGCGCGTTTTCATGCTCGTGGTTGCAGAACCGCCAGCGGTGCCCAGGTTGTCTCGGGTTTAGTGCTCTTTTGAAGGAAGGAAGTGATGAGAGGAACTTACATTGGTGAAAATGGAATACCGGTCTTTGTAGGTGATACTGCTGCTCATAAGAGCCAAGAAAAGAGtgtaattttgttaaaaattccTCTAGGTATATCATGGAGAAAGTGGATCTTGTCATAGTTGGTGCTGAAGGAGTTGTTGAAAACGGAGGGATTATCAACAAGGTAAGAATGTCAGTTCCCCACAGTCCTTGCTccgggcagggaggggtcgcTGACCGACATCCTGGCGACGTTACCGTTTGCTCGCCCAGCACCCCCTTAGCCTCCAGATGACACCATCCCGGCAAATTGTCTCCCAGTCCCCAGATGCCACTGCAGTGGCCAAATTTTGGTCCCATTTCTTTGATCTATGTGAATCACAAGACTGCAGTTTATCTTCCTCAAAACATGTTTTAACTAGAATTGGGtttgattgttgttgtttttttaaaattgggcaTATTTGACATCAATATAGTGTGTTAAAATTTCTCCATCCGTTGCTTAACATAGAAAGATCTCATGATCCTTTGCTGCGTGGTGAAATGGATACCACATAGGGTTTTCACATGTACAGTTCAGGGCCGCGGTCTCACACAGCATGGCGCTCTCGAAGCCCATCTTCGTCATAGCGGGAGTCAGCACACCATGCCTGTTTATGGCCGAGTCACATTCCATCGCGTGCAGAGAGCACGTTTGTTTGCCCATTGACTCCTGTCCACCTGAGTCGTTTCTACCTTTCGGCTCTTGTAAATAAGGCTACTACAAACACGGGTGCAGTCGTCTATTTGAGTTCCGGTTTGCAGTTCCTACGGGTGCGAACCTgggtggaatttctgggtcatgtggtaattccATGTCTAGCATCCCGAGACCCACCAGACTTTTCCATAGTAGCCGCGCCACTGTCCATTCTCCTCAGCACTGCACAAGCATTCCAGTCTCTCTGCATTCCTGCTGACACTCGTTATTTTGGTTTTTCAATTATAGCCATGCTGGTAGGTGTGAAGTAGTACCTCCTTGTGGGTTGACTTGTGTTTGCCGAATAACAACAATCTTGAGCATCTTTTGAGAATGTGtgtattggccatttgtttatcttgaGAGAAATGTCGAttctgtcatctttttaaaaagatcgtctttgattccaaagccagatttacatattttatgttcATTCACACGCTTTCGAATATGCTATAAGATCTCATCCTTCTACTTTTTCTCTGACTCTCCAGATCGGAACCAACCAGATGGCCGTGTGTGCCAAAGCCCAGAACAAGCCTTTTTATGTTGTTGCAGAAAGTTTCAAGTTTGTACGACTCTTCCCACTAAACCAGCAGGATGTCCCAGATAAGTTTAAGGcaagactttcttttttacatatttgaagGGGTATTTGAGTCTCAACTGAGGCCTTTGGGCAGAAGCAGTGTAGGAATATTTCAGTGAGTTACTCCCCTCCCATCACTAGTTGCTCCCACACTTGCCATGCAAAGATCAGTGGTTGGCTGAGCTCAGACTCAGAGTCCCGTTTGTCCCCAGAACGTCCATCTCTCAGTCTCTCTTAGGCATGAGAGGGAGCTGCAAGGACACAGGGAAAGCTGATGGTTCCGTCCAAGCTTTGGAGTCAACTCTCCAGGCTCAGCCCCCATCTCCACCGCTCACTAACCACACGGCCCGGGGCAGATACGCTCGCTCTGTGCTCTGAATGTCCGTTATCTGTCAGATGAGCTGGAAGTGCATTCTGAGCCATACGACAGTTCTGAGAAAATCCAGGAGAAAAGCTTGGCAcgtgccaggcacatagtaaagCTCTCCGTAAAGACCTGAAATTGTTATCTCGAGAGGTTTGGAGCCGTGAATCCAGCATGCCAGTGAGGGGAGACACAGTTTGGGTTTTTCATTAAATCGAAACCTTTGGCCGGGAGGCCGCCAGGCCGCCAGGCCGCCATCCTGACGTCCCCACTGCGCTCTGCCCTCCTCGCCAGCGTGCCACTCAGCTGGCTTTCCCCACGTGCAGGGAACACTTTCAGGTTGTAGCTAGCTACGCACTGATGGCTCAGGCCGAACCAGCACCACCTCTGAGCCCTGGTTGTGTGGGGAAAACCAACACGTGCTTCCTGTCTCCTCAGTATAAGGCAGATACTCTGAAGACGATGCAGACCAAACAAGATCTCAAAGAGGAGCACCCGTGGGTCGACTACACGTCCCCTTCCTTAATAACACTGCTGTTTACAGACCTGGGGGTGCTGACGCCCTCAGCAGTCAGCGACGAGCTCATCAAGCTGTATCTGTAACCACCGCGTCCCTTCCTCCCGCCGCACAGCTGATGTACCTGGGGCGGGGTGAGTAGCTTCTTGACCCCTCCGTGGGACAGGccatactgaattttttttttttaaagattttatctttaatctCTGCcctcaacgtggggctcgaacttaacaaccctgagatcaagagtcatatgctccactgactgagccagccagatgcccccaaaacggatttttttttttttaacgaagaCTTAAGGACTAAGGACCTAAAACCGTAAGACTTATGATTTCTTACGACCATAAGAAaatttcttacccatttcagCCCCATCTAAAGTGTGTTCATGGTTTCCCTAAAACCCAACCTGAATTGTGTTTATGGTGTCTAGATACTTTCCAGTTTCCAGAAATACAAGTTATATTATTGGCTATTTAACCAATGAAAGACATACCAAGCCCACCTCCCTTCTAACCTGCACTCCAGACTGATTTGCCAAAAGCATCGATTAAAGAGACGCAGGCCTGAAAAAGCAGGTGCTCCTACaggcagccaggcgcccctgtggaaaccaacagccacccaggaCACATTATAAATGGTGCCTTATGAGAAAGGCTGGAAACCCAGACTGAAGTCACATCAGACTTCCAGTGGTGACCTCAAGCCTGGGGCTGCCATCCCAACGTCGGTATTGGGACAGACGGGAAGGAAACCACCAAGAGAACCCAAGGAAGGTAGAAACAACATTTAGCAGGAGCAGCCTCCGTGGCTCAGCACATACGAAGACCTTCCAGAACATCTGTAAACCGAAAGTCTGTACCTGTGGAAGATGTGAATTACCTTTAAAACATGTTTGCTCCtgaacagctttttaaaaattgtacctGGGGACAAATTCAGCATCTTCTCAAATAAACTACACGCAAGATTTTTCTATGGTGTCGTATTGGTACTGAGTGCTACCCCAGGCCCGGAGGTACTGGCCATCTTGGTGAAGACAATGTAACCACATTCACACACTCaagacattcaaaatagaaggcAATAGTTTATTCGACACAaagcataatttttttccctagaatGACTTGCTTCCTTCCCCTAAAACTGTGGTGGAGACAGttcttcaaagagaagaaaaccccGGCAACAGCAGCCCCTCCACATGGGTGTTCTGTGCAGTTCCtcagagagagaactcaagttTAGGGCAAGGACACCCACAAAGGTCAGGTGCAAAGACACCCACAAATAGTAAGGAAACTTAAAAGGCCAAAAATCAAGTATACTTCAGTATCTTTATGTTAGAAAGTAAGTATAAAATAGGCACAGAAAAATGAGCTTTAATTTAGAGGGGACccatcaaaataaatacatctattaTTTACACTCAGTCTTACCCTCTTCTGTTGGCCTTAAAGGCTGCTGTGGTTTCCATAAAGCAGTCATGAGTGTGAAGCGCGCCCTCCGTCCCCAGTGTGAACACGACTTTCCTGGATGCCAGCTGTGGGTCCAGCACACGGGGAAAGTGTGTGGGCACTGTGTGGGGCGCTGTGCAGGGCCCACTCGCCATTCTGCCTGCACTCAAGTACGCCCTGGGGCCGGGTCAGCAGTCCTCTTCCGAATCAGGGATCTCCATATCTGCTCTCGGGACTGTTCTCTTGCCCCTTGAAAACAACCccttctcaaattcttcttcAGTAATTTTGCCTTTCTTAAACTTTTTCAAGAGCCTCGTGTCGTTGAGAAGTTCCTCCATGTCCTCGTCTTCAATATCGGAACCCTAAATGCACAAAGTGACAAACCACTTTAGGGAACTCTTTAGGGACATGCTCTCACAGCAACGGACACGCTCTCGGATCAGCTTCCACAAACATGTCACACTCCCAACCAAGTCCCAACAGAATACAGAAATACGAGAGCCCCACGCAATCCCTACTACAAGACACTACTTTGATAAAATTCATTCAGAATTCTCCGCTGAGTATTCAAGTAATGAAAACTGtacctcttccctcttccttttttcattcatttttttcttcttctcctttttggcCTTCTGCTTTGaccaagctttattttttatgaattttcttctcccttcattttctcttttctcttttctttgttgctCCAGTagtttctgcctctgcttctctctaaCTTTATCTTTAAATGGAATGGTGTCTGTGTTAACATCTGCAGGCACGAAATCTGGAAACTGCCTTCCTCTGAGTTCTGGCATCTTGGGCATCCTCAGCAGGGCAAATCCTCGAGCAAGACTAGCAAAATCAAGATCTAATTAAACCAAAACGTCAGAGTTAGCACACCCAGAATAGAATCATAAGCACCAACCCAAAGAAGACGGCTCTTTTCTAACCGAATGATTGAATGGGTTCGttttaattagaattaaaataattattttttaccaAAAAGGAATACTGGGCAGCAAATTTGTTCTGTCTACACAAACCCTAAGAAcgcttcttttaaatatttagaaaatactaaCCCTGACatacgccttttttttttttaagattttatttatttgacagagatcacaagtaggcagagaggcaggcagagagagagagggaagcaggctccctgctgagcagagagcccgatgcggggctcgatcccaggacactgagatcatgacctgagccaaaggcagaggctttaaccctctgagccacccaggcgccccacacctaACATTTTTATAAGACAAAGAAGTTTCACACCTGTACTACTTGTAAGGCCATAGGTGTTTAAGGAGACAATTACATAAAATCACCTTACCCTTTATTCTGAAGATGAGGTTGCATTCATGCTTCGCATAAGCCTGGACATAGGACACAAAGGCTTTCATGCCCTTTTCAAACACTGCTCTGTCAGCCAAGGCCATGGACTTGAGCTTTGGAAGGAGGTCTCCTGTGTTTTTCTGGAGTTTCATCTCCTGCAGGGGGCACTGCACACAGACCACATGCTCACCTCTTCTGGCTGGGATGCCCtcaccccccaaaaccccatcAGAGCCAGTGTAAAACCAAAGGCAAAACAATTCATTGTAATCTAATCAGAGACACTGAAGCCCAAATTCCCAAGTACGTTACTTAGtctgacattttttaaaggaaaattttaaaatcaattttacataaaaatcctGATTTCTAGTTGGGGAATACCCAACACTAGGTCTGTGTTCCCAAGTACTGACACTCAGCTGGAGCTGAGCAGTGGCTGCCACCCTGAATGGGCCTGGAGCCTCCCCACTGCCTTCAGGCCAGCCAGCTCCTGCCCTTGCATCACCACCTGGCCCCCCAGAGTGTGTAGACCCCTCCTCTAAGTTCCGGGCCACTTGCTGGAAAAGGACTCTACCAAGTACCCTATCACTGGGCATGCTATATGAAAAAAGGAGACCACTTACTTTCTGGTTAATTTCAAGGAAACTGACGTAGGACTCTTCCATGGGAAGGAGGAACACAAGCGCGCTGCCACCGTGGCCAATGCGGGCTGTACGGCCACAGCGATGAACAAAGGCACTGTGAATGGGGGACGGGACGGCAATCACCATGCGAGAGTGGGCAAACAGGGACCCAGACTCCATGGCTCAGCCCAACCCTGCCTCTCACTAGGGTCACAGATACAAATGCTGGCAGTTAAATATAGACCGCAAACCAGACAGGATTCAGCAAGACACTTAATGTGAACTACGAAAGTTCACATGTATGCCTATCTGATGATACAGGTAAAACAGGTCCTAGTAGAAAACTGGAAGACAAACGTAGAGAAAAGTGGCCTGTAAGCCCTCCAACAAAAAGTAATGATCGTTACCACTCGGGAGGTCTATTTCCCCACATTTTCCTATTTGGAAGGATCTATGAGGAAATTAAGTTTGTTCTGGGAGAGTAAGACTTTTGTATACGGAGTCATGTATTGATTTCCTTTAAGCATCTATCAGATGCTTCTGTGCATGAACTTTAAAAAgcacatggaggggcacctgggtggctcagttaagcatctgccttcagctcaggtcatgatcccagggtcctgggatcgggctcccgtttagtggggagtctgcttctccctctgcctctgcctgccgctccccttgcttatgctatctgtctcccgctctctctcttgtgtcatataaatcaataaaatattttaagaaaattgtcactgtttaaaaaaaaaaagaaaaagaaagcatgtgaAAATAACAAATCATATACTATGGCATCACTATTTTCACACGTCAAGGATGGTTCACCTGTTCATCCATTTTtgctaagtaatttttttttttaagattttatttatttgacagagagagatcacaggcaggcagaatagcaggcagagagaggctggtaagcaggctccctgccgagcagagagccccatgtggggctcgatcccaggaccccgaggtcatgacctgagctaaaggcagaagcttaacccactgagccacccaggtgccccaaaagtaatGTTCTGATGAACATCATTATGTGTATCTTCGTCAGGATTCATGGGGCCGGATTCCTGACAGAGAGGGTCACATTCCGTCATGCCGTACCTTGCGCTGCTGGGAGGGTCGTACTGCAAAACCCAGTTTACTTCAGGAATGTCTATTCCTCGGGCCATGACATCAGTGCACACTAAAATCCcactagaaaatgagaaaacatcatTCTGAGCAAGGGGGCAATCAACGTCCTCACCATCAGTCTTTCCCAGCCTCAATGAGGAGGACAACAGTACTGCACAGGTTCTGGAACCTCTCACAGATGCAAGCAGTTAGGAATcccattttgacttttttttcctcctaaggaTATCTAGGACTTCACAAATTCCCAACGAAAACAGGGAAGAGACTGGGAAAGGACTTTTTAAATCAGCATactcttctttaaaacaaaccaaaaactgtAGTGCGTCTAATCCTAGGTGTACAGTCCGTTCTATCACTCTGTCTAggagaatgctttttttttaaaaagatttcatttatttatttgacagagagagagatcacaagtaggcagagagggaggcgggggggggggggcgggggagagcagagagccctatgcggggctcaatcgcaggaccctgagatcatgacctgagccaagggcagaggcacTCCTAGAAGAGTGCTTTTAACAACACAGCCAGAAGGCTcttagaaaagcagaaaaatgttaCTTCTACATGCAGAATTAATTATGGCCACTGAGAGATGCGAGGTCCCAACCGTGCAGTGACCCAATGAGAACTTATGAGACTTCAATGAATTGCTCCTACCCAAATGCCCTCCACCCATTCAACAAATAGGTATCAAAACccctgggccaggggctgggccagATTCTCAGAGCTTACGATCTTGCAGGGAAGTCAGTGCTGCGCAGCACGACGCGGTCAGGCTGGGGATGGGGTGCCCCGGGGCCACACAGAGCAGGTGTGATAActgggcagaggagaaagagggttCCAGGCAGAGAACACAGCCCACGTGAGGGACCTGCGGAAGCACACAGTGAGCTGCAGGGCAGCTAACGCACCTCTGCAATCTGCGGAACCCCATGAAGATCTTATCACGCTTGTGTTTCATCTTCCCGTGAATGCACATGATCTGCACACCCTTCACCAGGGCCTCCAGAGCCTTTCCGTAGTATTCCACACAGGCACAGGTGCTGCGAGAGCGGACAGAGGGCTCAGAGTCACTGGCCGCCTGGGTCCCCTACTGCAGGGGACGGAGGCGGCGAGCACCAGCTGCAGTAGAGAGGACCCCATCCTCTCTGGGACAATGACTACCAACATCAGCCACCCTAAACTCTAGATCTGAAGCCCTCCTGGAGTTCTGACAGCAGGAGAGAACAGTGGCTGCCACTGGGCTGGCTGCTTCAGGGCCATTCCTAGccactccctccctcacctctgcGACAGAGGCTGGGACAGCTGCACACTcgtttcctct is a window encoding:
- the DDX55 gene encoding ATP-dependent RNA helicase DDX55 isoform X4, with the protein product MEHVTEGSWESLPMRLHPRVLGALRELGFPYMTPVQSATIPLFMRNKDVAAEAVTGSGKTLAFVIPILEILLRRGEKLKKHQVGALVITPTRELAIQIDEVLAHFTKHLPQFSQTLWIGGRSPGEDVARFKEQGGNIIVATPGRLEDMFRRKAEGLDLASCVRSLDVLVLDEADRLLDMGFEASINTILEFLPKQRRTGLFSATQTQEVESLVRAGLRNPVRISVKEKGVAASSTQKTPSRLENYYMVCKADEKFNQLVHFLRNHKQEKHLVFFRGQSTCACVEYYGKALEALVKGVQIMCIHGKMKHKRDKIFMGFRRLQSAFVHRCGRTARIGHGGSALVFLLPMEESYVSFLEINQKCPLQEMKLQKNTGDLLPKLKSMALADRAVFEKGMKAFVSYVQAYAKHECNLIFRIKDLDFASLARGFALLRMPKMPELRGRQFPDFVPADVNTDTIPFKDKVREKQRQKLLEQQRKEKRENEGRRKFIKNKAWSKQKAKKEKKKKMNEKRKREEGSDIEDEDMEELLNDTRLLKKFKKGKITEEEFEKGLFSRGKRTVPRADMEIPDSEEDC
- the DDX55 gene encoding ATP-dependent RNA helicase DDX55 isoform X3, which translates into the protein MEHVTEGSWESLPMRLHPRVLGALRELGFPYMTPVQSATIPLFMRNKDVAAEAVTGSGKTLAFVIPILEILLRRGEKLKKHQVGALVITPTRELAIQIDEVLAHFTKHLPQFSGNIIVATPGRLEDMFRRKAEGLDLASCVRSLDVLVLDEADRLLDMGFEASINTILEFLPKQRRTGLFSATQTQEVESLVRAGLRNPVRISVKEKGVAASSTQKTPSRLENYYMVCKADEKFNQLVHFLRNHKQEKHLVFFRGQSTCACVEYYGKALEALVKGVQIMCIHGKMKHKRDKIFMGFRRLQSGILVCTDVMARGIDIPEVNWVLQYDPPSSASAFVHRCGRTARIGHGGSALVFLLPMEESYVSFLEINQKCPLQEMKLQKNTGDLLPKLKSMALADRAVFEKGMKAFVSYVQAYAKHECNLIFRIKDLDFASLARGFALLRMPKMPELRGRQFPDFVPADVNTDTIPFKDKVREKQRQKLLEQQRKEKRENEGRRKFIKNKAWSKQKAKKEKKKKMNEKRKREEGSDIEDEDMEELLNDTRLLKKFKKGKITEEEFEKGLFSRGKRTVPRADMEIPDSEEDC
- the DDX55 gene encoding ATP-dependent RNA helicase DDX55 isoform X2; protein product: MEHVTEGSWESLPMRLHPRVLGALRELGFPYMTPVQSATIPLFMRNKDVAAEAVTGSGKTLAFVIPILEILLRRGEKLKKHQVGALVITPTRELAIQIDEVLAHFTKHLPQFSQTLWIGGRSPGEDVARFKEQGGNIIVATPGRLEDMFRRKAEGLDLASCVRSLDVLVLDEADRLLDMGFEASINTILEFLPKQRRTGLFSATQTQEVESLVRAGLRNPVRISVKEKGVAASSTQKTPSRLENYYMVCKADEKFNQLVHFLRNHKQEKHLVFFSTCACVEYYGKALEALVKGVQIMCIHGKMKHKRDKIFMGFRRLQSGILVCTDVMARGIDIPEVNWVLQYDPPSSASAFVHRCGRTARIGHGGSALVFLLPMEESYVSFLEINQKCPLQEMKLQKNTGDLLPKLKSMALADRAVFEKGMKAFVSYVQAYAKHECNLIFRIKDLDFASLARGFALLRMPKMPELRGRQFPDFVPADVNTDTIPFKDKVREKQRQKLLEQQRKEKRENEGRRKFIKNKAWSKQKAKKEKKKKMNEKRKREEGSDIEDEDMEELLNDTRLLKKFKKGKITEEEFEKGLFSRGKRTVPRADMEIPDSEEDC
- the DDX55 gene encoding ATP-dependent RNA helicase DDX55 isoform X5; this translates as MNCEEKQAEFSPSRQVTGSGKTLAFVIPILEILLRRGEKLKKHQVGALVITPTRELAIQIDEVLAHFTKHLPQFSQTLWIGGRSPGEDVARFKEQGGNIIVATPGRLEDMFRRKAEGLDLASCVRSLDVLVLDEADRLLDMGFEASINTILEFLPKQRRTGLFSATQTQEVESLVRAGLRNPVRISVKEKGVAASSTQKTPSRLENYYMVCKADEKFNQLVHFLRNHKQEKHLVFFRGQSTCACVEYYGKALEALVKGVQIMCIHGKMKHKRDKIFMGFRRLQSGILVCTDVMARGIDIPEVNWVLQYDPPSSASAFVHRCGRTARIGHGGSALVFLLPMEESYVSFLEINQKCPLQEMKLQKNTGDLLPKLKSMALADRAVFEKGMKAFVSYVQAYAKHECNLIFRIKDLDFASLARGFALLRMPKMPELRGRQFPDFVPADVNTDTIPFKDKVREKQRQKLLEQQRKEKRENEGRRKFIKNKAWSKQKAKKEKKKKMNEKRKREEGSDIEDEDMEELLNDTRLLKKFKKGKITEEEFEKGLFSRGKRTVPRADMEIPDSEEDC
- the DDX55 gene encoding ATP-dependent RNA helicase DDX55 isoform X1, which translates into the protein MEHVTEGSWESLPMRLHPRVLGALRELGFPYMTPVQSATIPLFMRNKDVAAEAVTGSGKTLAFVIPILEILLRRGEKLKKHQVGALVITPTRELAIQIDEVLAHFTKHLPQFSQTLWIGGRSPGEDVARFKEQGGNIIVATPGRLEDMFRRKAEGLDLASCVRSLDVLVLDEADRLLDMGFEASINTILEFLPKQRRTGLFSATQTQEVESLVRAGLRNPVRISVKEKGVAASSTQKTPSRLENYYMVCKADEKFNQLVHFLRNHKQEKHLVFFRGQSTCACVEYYGKALEALVKGVQIMCIHGKMKHKRDKIFMGFRRLQSGILVCTDVMARGIDIPEVNWVLQYDPPSSASAFVHRCGRTARIGHGGSALVFLLPMEESYVSFLEINQKCPLQEMKLQKNTGDLLPKLKSMALADRAVFEKGMKAFVSYVQAYAKHECNLIFRIKDLDFASLARGFALLRMPKMPELRGRQFPDFVPADVNTDTIPFKDKVREKQRQKLLEQQRKEKRENEGRRKFIKNKAWSKQKAKKEKKKKMNEKRKREEGSDIEDEDMEELLNDTRLLKKFKKGKITEEEFEKGLFSRGKRTVPRADMEIPDSEEDC